Genomic window (Streptomyces sp. SLBN-31):
CCCCCGAGGACGAGGGGGCCGTCTTCTGGGACGCGGAACCGGCCCTGACCGCCGGCGTCCATCTCGGCCTGTTCGCGCCCCATCTGGTCGACTCGGGGTTGGCCATGGTGGACCTGGGCTGCGGCAACGGCACCCAGACCCGTTTCCTCGCCGACCGCTTCCGGCACGTGGTGGGCGCCGACCTGTCGCCCGCCGCCGTGGAGCATGCCCGGTACGCCGACCCCGCGGGCCAGGCCACCTACCGGGTGCTGGACGCCGTGGAGAAGAACGAGACCGAGGCGCTGCACGCGGAACTCGGCGACGCCAACGTCTACATGCGCGGCGTCCTGCACCAGACCGAACCCGACGACCGGCAGGCCATGGCGGACGGCATAGCCACGCTCGTGGGCGAGCGGGGGCGTGCCTTCCTCGTCGAGCTGTCCGAGACCGCCAAGCCCGTCCTGCTGGGCCTGGCGCAGAGCCCCTCCGGCCCGCCGCCCAAGCTGGCACCGGTCTTCCGGCACGGCCTCGCACCCGGTGAGGTCGCCGACGACGACGTGCCCGGCTATCTGGAGGCGGCCGGCCTCACGGTACTGGCGGCCGGTGAACTGCCCCTCGTCACGACCGAGTTCACCGTCGACGGCACCCGGATCGAGCTGCCCTCGAAGTGGCTGGTGGCGGGCCGCGCGGGCTGAGGGCGCCGCGTCAGCGCACCAGTGAGATCCGCGGCGGCCACAGCACATCGCCCGCCATCAGCAGGCACGGCCCCAGATGCACCGGGCACACGGCCAGCGCCGGCCGCCGGGACGCCGGTCGTCCGCCGCCGGATCGTGCTTCGTCATGGGCCCTCGCCTTCGGCATCGACGGAACTCCCATCCGACGCCGCCGCGCCCGCCGGCGCAACCCGGGGCTCCTCCGAAGCAGCGAGTCCTGGAACCGGACCCGTCCCGGCGCGTAACGTGGCGCATCATGAAGATCCTGATCAGCGCCGACATGGAAGGTGCCACGGGCGTCACCTGGCCGGCCGACGTGCTGCCGGGGACACCGCAGTGGGAGCGCTGCCGCTCGATGTTCACCTCCGACGTGAACGCGGCCGTGCTGGGGTTCTTCGACGGCGGGGCGGACGAGGTCGTCGTCAACGAGGCCCACTGGACCATGCGCAACCTGCTCCTGGAACGGCTCGACGAGCGGACGCAGATGCTCACCGGACGGCACAAGTCGCTGTCCATGGTGGAGGGCGTGCAGCACGGCGACGTGGACGGGATCGCGTTCGTCGGCTACCACGCCGGCGCCGGCGCGGAAGGCGTCCTCGCCCACACCTACCTCGCCAACTCCATCACCGGGGTGTGGCTGAACGACGTCAGAGCCAGCGAGGGACTGCTGAACGCGCACGTCGTCGCCGAGTACGGGGTGCCCGTCGTCCTCGTCACCGGCGACGACGTGGCCTGCGAGGACGCCCTCGGGTACGCGCCGGAGGCGCTGAAGGTCGCCGTCAAGGACCATGTCTCGCGGTACGCGGCCGTGTGCCGCACGCCGGCCAGGACCGCCGCCGACATCCGCGCCGCGGCCAAGGAGGCGGCCCGGCTGGCGGTCCGTCACGAACCGCTGCGAGCGGGCCCGTTCACCATCGCCCTGGAGTTCGACGCCGAGCATCTCGCCATGGCCGCCACCGTCGTGCCCGGCGTGGACCGGATCGGGGAGCGCAAGGTGGCGTACACCAGCGGGACCATGTACGAGGGCATCCGTACCTTCAAGGCGGTCACCACGATCGTCTCGGCCGCGGTGGAGGAGCAGTATGGCTGACCAGCAGGCACTGGACGAGGTGGTCCGGTTCACCTCCGACCTGATCCGGATCGACACCAGCAACCGGGGCGGCGGCGACTGCCGGGAGCGGCCCGCCGCCGAGTACGCGGCCGAGCAGCTGGCCGGGGCGGGTCTCGAACCCGTCCTGCTGGAGCGGACCGAAGGGCGCACGAACGTCGTCGCCCGCGTCGAGGGCAGCGACCCGTCCGCCGACGCGCTGCTGCTCCACGGTCACCTGGACGTCGTCCCGGCCCGGGCCGGGGACTGGAGCGTGCCCCCCTTCTCCGGCGAGATCCGCGACGGGGTCGTGTGGGGGCGCGGCGCGGTCGACATGAAGAACATGGACGCGATGATCCTCGCCGTGGTGCGGCAGTGGGCGCGCGAGGGAGTCCGGCCCCGGCGGGACGTCGTCGTCACCTTCACCGCCGACGAGGAGGACAGCGCCCGCGACGGCTCCGGCTTCCTCGCCGACGAGCACCCCGGCCTCTTCGAGGGGTGCACCGAGGGCGTCAGCGAGTCGGGCGCGTTCACCTTCCACGACGGCAGCGGCCGGCAGCTCTATCCGATCGCCGCCGGCGAGCGCGGCACCGGCTGGCTGAAGCTCACCGCACGCGGGCGCGCCGGGCACGGCTCCAAGGTGAACGCCGAGAACGCCGTCACCCGCCTCGCCGCCGCGGTCACCCGCATCGGCGAGCACGAGTGGCCACTGCGGCCGACCCCGACCGTACGGGCCGCGCTGGCCGAACTCGCCGCGCTCTACGGCATCGACGGCGGGCTCGACGACGTCGACGCGCTCCTGGACAAGCTCGGACCGGCCGCCGAGCTCGTCGAGGCGACCGTTCGCAACAGCGCCAACCCGACCATGCTGGAGGCCGGTTACAAGGTCAACGTGATCCCGGGCGAGGCCGTCGCGTACGTCGACGGACGGTATCTGCCTGGCGGCGAGGACGAGTTCCGCGCCACCCTCGACCGGCTGACCGGACCGGACGTCGACTGGGAGTACCACCATCGCGAGGTCGCCCTGCACGCCCCCGTGGACTCGCCGACCTACGCCCGGATGCGGGCGGCCGTCGAGGAGTTCGCACCCGAGGGCCACGTGGTGCCGTACTGCATGTCGGGCGGCACGGACGCCAAGCAGTTCTCCCGGCTCGGCATCACCGGCTACGGGTTCACCCCGTTGAAGCTGCCGGAGGGGTACGACTACCAGGCCATGTTCCACGGCGTCGACGAGCGGGTGCCCGTGGAGGCACTGCACTTCGGCGTCCGGGTACTCGACCGGTTCCTGCGCACGGCCTAGGCGAGTCGGAGGAGACGTGCAGACGCTGCCGTACGGTTCCTGGCCCTCACCCATCGACGCGGCGCTCGCCGCCGCGCACGACGGGCACCCCGAGTACGTCGGCTTCGTCGGTGACGAGGCGTGGTGGACCGAGCCCCGGCCCGAGGAGGGCGGCCGGCGCACCCTGGTGCGCAGACGGGCCGACGGCCGCGAGGAGTCGGTGCTGCCCGCGCCGTGGAACGTGCGCAGCCGGGTCATCGAGTACGGCGGACACCCCTGGGCCGGCGCGGTCCTGGACGGCCGCCCGGTCGTGGTGTTCGTGAACTTCGCCGACCAGCGGCTCTATCGGTACGAACCCGGTGGCGAACCGCGGCCGTTGACGCCGTTGTCGCCCGTCGGCGGCGGACTGCGCTGGGCCGAGCCGCGGCTGCTGCCTGACCGGGGCGAAGTGTGGTGCGTCCTGGAGGAGTTCACCGGCGACGGTCCCACCGACGTACGCCGGGTCCTGGCCGCCGTACCACTGGACGGCTCGGCCGCGCAGGACCGCGACGCCGTACGCGAACTCGGCGACGACGCGCACCGGTTCGTCACGGGCCCCCGGATCTCGCCCGACGGACGCCGCGCCGCCTGGCTCGTCTGGGACCATCCGCGGATGCCGTGGGACGGCACCGAGCTGGTCGTCGCCGAGGTCCTGGACGACGGCACGCTCGGCCCGCCGCGGAACGTCGCCGGCGGGCCGCGGGAGTCGATCGCGCAGGCCGACTGGGCGGCCGACGGGTCCCTGCTGTACGTGAGTGACCGCACCGGCTGGTGGAACCTCTACCGCGACGGCACACCCTTGTGCCCCCGCGAGGAGGAGTTCGCCGGGCCGCTGTGGAAACTGGGCCACCGCTGGTTCGCCCCGCTGGAGAACGGGCTCGTCGCCGTGGTGCACGGCCGTGGCGCCACCGCCCTCGGCGTACTCGACCCGGAGACCGGCGAGATCGTCGACGCGGCCGGTCCCTGGACCGAGTTCGCGCCCACGCTGGCGGTGCACGGCGAGCGGGTCGTCTCCGTCGGGGCGAGCCCGCGCAGCGCCTACGAGGTGGTCGAGCTGGACACCCGGACCGGACGGGCCCGGGTGGTCGGCGCCGAGCACGAGGACGCCGTGGACCCCGCCCACTACCCCGAGCCGCAGATCCGCACCTTCACCGGGCCCGCGGGACGCGACATCCACGCCCACATCTACCCGCCCCACAACCCCGGTTGCGTCCCGCCCGGCGACGAGCTGCCGCCGTACGTCGTCTGGGCGCACGGCGGCCCCACCAGCAGATCACCGCTCGTCCTGGACCTGTCCATCGCCTACTTCACCTCCCGCGGCATCGGGGTCGCCGAGGTCGACTACGGCGGTTCGACCGGGTACGGCCGCGAGTACCGGGAGCGGCTGCGCGAGCAGTGGGGTGTCGTCGACGTCGAGGACTGCGCGGCCGTCGCCCTCGCCCTGGCCGACGAGGGCACCGCCGACCGGGACCGGCTCGCCGTCCGCGGCGGCAGCGCGGGCGGCTGGACCACGGCCGCCTCGCTCACCCAGACCGATGTCTACGCCTGCGGCACGATCATCTACCCCGTCCTCGACCTCGCCGCCTGGGCCGAGGGGGAGACCCACGACTTCGAGTCGCGGTATCTGGAGTCGCTGGTCGGACCGCTCGCCGAGGTGCCCGGACGGTACGCGGAACGCTCGCCCACGGAGCACGCCGACCGCGTCACCGTGCCGTTCCTGCTGCTCCAGGGCCTGGACGACGTGATCTGCCCGCCCGCGCAGTGCGAACGGTTCCTGGAGCGGATCCGCGCGCAGCGGGTGCCGCACGCCTACATCGCCTTCGAGGGCGAGGGGCACGGCTTCCGGCGCGCCGACACCATGATCCGCTGCATGGAGGCCGAACTGTCCCTGTACGCGCAGGTGTTCGGGCTCAATCCGCGTGGTGTTGCGACCCTGGAGCTGTCCAAGTGAGAGAAGCGGTACGACAACTCGTCCGGCCGTCCCGGCTCGCCCCCGGCGCCCGTGTCGCCGTCGTCGCGCCCAGCGGACCGGTGCCCGAGGAGCGGCTGCAGACCGGCCTCGACGTGCTGCGGGGCTGGGATCTCGATCCGGTCGTCGGAGCCCATGTGCTCGACCGGCACGGGGAGTTGACCTACCTCGCGGGTGAGGACGCCGACCGCGCAGCCGATCTGCAGGCCGCCTGGTGCGACCCCTCGGTGGACGCGGTGCTGTGCGCGCGGGGCGGTTACGGCGCGCAGCGGATGGTCGACCTCCTCGACTGGGAGGCGATGCGGGCGGCCGGGCCGAAGGTGCTCGTCGGCTTCAGCGACGTCACCGTGCTGCACGAGGCGTTCGCCGCCCGGCTCGGCCTGGTCACGCTGCACGGGCCGATGGCGGCCGGCGTCGACTTCATCAAGAACGCCCGCGCGCAGGAACACCTCAAGGCCACCCTCTTCGCGCCGGAGTCCGTCCGCACGATCACCTCGGGCGGCAGCACCCTGGTTCCCGGGCGGGCGCGGGGCGTCACGCTCGGCGGCTGCCTGTGCCTGCTCGCCGCCGAACTGGGCACCCCGCAGGCCCGGCCCGGCGCCCGCGGCGGACTGCTGTGCCTGGAGGACGTCGGCGAGGAGACGTACCGCCTGGACCGCTATCTCACCCAGCTCGGGCGCGCGGGCTGGCTGGACGGGGTGCGGGGGGTGCTGCTCGGGTCGTGGGAGCAGTGCGAGCCGTACGAGAGGGTGCGTCCGCTGCTCGTCGAACGGCTCGGCGGGCTCGGCGTCCCGGTCGTCGAGGGGTTCGGATTCGGGCACTGCGCGGGCGCCCTGACCATCCCCTTCGGGGCGGCCGCGGCGCTCGACGCCGACGCGGCCACGCTGACCCTGGACGAGCCCGCGCTGCGCTGACCGGAGCCGGCCCGACGTAGGCTGGCCGGATGCCGCACAGCGCTTCCCGCTATCTCGCCGAGGGGCCCCGGGTGGGGATACGCCACTTCACCTACGGGGACGGCACCGAGTTCACCGCGCGGGCCCGGGAGAGCAAGGACCTGCACCATCCGTGGCTGTTCCCGCCGGACACCGCGAACGCGTACACCGCCTACGCAGGGCGGCTGATCGAGGACCCGACCAAGGCCGGGTTCCTGGTGTGCGAGAAGGACGACGGCGCCATCGCCGGGTTCATCAACATCAACAACATCGTCGAGGGCGGCTTCCAGTGCGGCGCGCTCGGCTACGGCGCCTTCGCGCACGCCGCCGGCCGCGGGCTGATGCGGGAGGGACTGCGGCTGGTGGTGGGTCACGCGTTCGGGCCGATGCGACTGCACCGCCTGGAGATCAACGTGCAGCCGGACAACACCTCCTCGATCGCCCTGGCCCGCTCCTGCGGCTTCCGCCTGGAGGGCTTCTCCCCGGACATGCTCTTCATCGACGGGGCGTGGCGCGACCACGAGCGGTGGGCGATCACCGTCGAGATGACGGGATGACCCACGGGGCGGCCTTTGCGCAATCCTGACCGGTAGCTCCCCTGGCCGGATCACCGGTCAGCGGCTTCCATGGTGATCGTGACGACGATCCGACGTGAGGTACTGACCATGCCGGCGGCGGAGCTGGGCCCGGACAATCCGCTGCCCCCACTGCGGCTCCCGCACGAGGTACACCGCATCGAGGACCGCGAACGCGACGAACTGCCGCGTGACATGGCGCGTCAGGCCGGCTACGAGCCACTGCGCAGCCTGCTGCCGGTGCGGGTGCGCGACCAGTACGGGCGCTCCCGCGAGCCATGTGACATCGACGCCCTCGTGATCGAGAACGACCGGCTGCGCGCCACCGTCCTGCCGGGCCTCGGCGGCCGTGTCGCCTCCCTTGTGCACAAGCCGACCGGTCGCGAACTGCTGTACCGCAACCCCGTGTTCCAGCCGGCCGCCTTCGCCCTCAACGGCGCCTGGTTCTCCGGCGGCATCGAATGGAACATCGGCGCCACCGGCCACACGACCCTGTCCTGCGCACCCCTGCACGCGGCCCGCGTCGCCGCCCCCGACGGCGGCGAGATGCTCCGGCTGTGGGAGTGGGAGCGCCTGCGCGACCTCCCCTTCCAGGTCGACCTCTGGCTGCCGGACCGCTCCGACTTCCTCTACGTCGGCGTCCGCGTCCGCAACCCCCACCAGAGGCCGGTGCCGACGTACTGGTGGTCCAACATCGCCGTCCCCGAGACGCGCCGGGTCCTCGTGCCCGCGGACGAGGCCTGGCACTTCGGCTACGAACACCGGTTGCGGAAGGTGCCCGCTCCCACCCACGCGGAGATCGAGCAACACCCGTACGCCGCCGACTACTTCTACGACCTGCCCGAGGAGCGCCGCCGCTGGGTCGCCGCGCTCGACGAGGACGGGCACGGGCTGGTGCAGACCTCCACCGATGCGCTGCGCGGGCGCAAGCTCTTCATCTGGGGCAAGGCGCCCGGCGGCCGCCGCTGGCAGCAGTGGCTCACCGAACCCGGCACCGACGGCTACCTGGAGATCCAGGCGGGCCTCGCCCGCACCCAGTTGGAGCACGTACGACTGGACGCGGAGAGCGAGGTGTCGTGGCTGGAGGCGTACGGTCCGCTGAACTCGCCGCCGACCGCCGGCGAGGTGGAGGCCCGCCTCGAAGCGGCCCTGCCGCGCGCCGGAGTCGACGCCGCGTACGCCGCCTGGAAGCCGTGCGCCGACACCGAACCGGACGGGATCCTCGCCACGGGCTCCGGCTGGGGCGCCCTCGAAGTGCTGCGCGCCGATTACAAGTTGCCCGGCACGCCCTTCGAGGAGTCCGCACTCGGCGACGCCCAGGCGCCCTGGCTGCACCTCCTGCGCGCCGGGTACCTCCCCGAGCCGCGCCGGGTACGGCCGCCCGGTCAGACGCTCGTCGCCCCGCACTGGCGGGACATGCTGGAGACCGCGCCGGCCACCCCCCTCACCGAATACCACCTGGGCGTCGCCCAGTGGCATGCCGGCGACCGGGCGCAGGCCGTGCGCAGTTGGGAGCGGGCACTGCAACTCTCCCCGTCACTGTGGCCGTTGCTGCGCTGCCTGGCCGTCGCCGACCAGGTGAGCGGCAATCCCGAGCGGGCCGCCGACCGGTACACGGAGGCCTTCGACGACCTGTGCGCCGAGCGGCGCGACAACGGCGAGTCGTGGACGGCGGCCACGGCCGCGCTGGGCCGCGAGGCGATCGAGGCACTGCTCGCCGTGGGACGCACCGCGCAGGCGCGCGCCGTGTGGGACCGGCTCCAGCCGGCCGTCCGGCGGCGCGGCAGGTTCCGGCTGATCGAGGCCGGGCTACTGCTCGGGGAGGGCGGGCCCGAGGAGGCGCGGGACATCTTCCGCGCCGGCTTCGAGGTCGCCGACCTGCGGGAGGGGGCGGAGACGATCGGCCGGCTGTGGGCGAGGCTGAGCGACGAACCGCTCCCGGCGCACTACGACTTCCGCATGCGGCCGCCGGAGGCGTGAGGGGCGTTACGCGTTGCGGTCCGCGTACTCGTACACCGTGCCGTCCGGGTGCATCGCGATCAGGTTGCGGCCCCCCGGTGTCGGCAGCGGCCCGGCGACGATGCGGGCGCCCAGCTCGGTGAGCACCCGGTGGGCCTCGTCGAGGTCCTTCACCGCGATCGTCGCCGCGACCTTGCGCAGCACCTCCAGCTCGGCCTCGGGCCCGCTCATCAGCAGAAAGCAGCCGACCGCGGCCACCTGCACGCCACCTCGTTCGAAGCGGAGGGCGGGGCCGCCCGCGAGGCGTTCGTAGAAGGGGACCGCGGTCTCCAGGTCGTCGACGCAGATACGCAGCGTGGCTCCCAGAATGTCCATGCCGACGAGCCTAGTTGGGACGGCCGGGTGAGGTGATCCGTTCCGGTGATCACCCCGCTCCCGGCCGCCACTCGGGCGTGGGTCAGCCCATCGCCTTGCGTACGACGTCACGGGTGCGGTCGATGACGGCCGCCATCGGCCCCACGGCCACGTTCTTCAGGGCGGTGTCGGTGCCCGGGTGCGGCCGGGTCGGTGCCAGCGCCTCGGCCGCCCGCACCGCGCGGGCCAGGGCCTCCAGCCTGCCGCGGTCGGCGACCCGCGCGAAGTGCGCGAACTCGTACCGCTCCTCGTTGTCGGCGTGCGCGAGGACGTCCTGGCGCAGGGCCGCGAACTCGCTCAGGAACTCGGGCGAGTCCGGATCCATGTCATCCAGCCGGGAAAGGGCCTGCTTGGCCCTCTCCTCCTCCTCGATCCGGTCCTTGACGACCAGTTCACCGCCGTCGATGTTCCTGCGCGCGAAGGGGTGGACGACCTCTTCCTCGGCGGTCTCGTGCACCGCGAGGAGCCGGACGAGATCGTGGAAGTGCCGCTTCCGGTCCTCGCCCTTGGTGTTCGCCACCTCGTCGAACAGCTCTCGGATCCGGGTGTGCTGCTCCTTGAGCAGCTCCACCACGTCGGTGCGCTCCGTCATCGCTGTGACTCCTGTGATGGGTTGTTTGTGAGGGTTTCGCCGTGCGAGCCGGGCGGGTACCCGGCGCCCTGGGGCTGACGCGCTGCTTTCCGGCCGTGACGGACCGCGTTATGCGTACGGGCGTACGGGTACCCGGCGGTCATGGAAGGCTTGGATCATCTGGAGCATCTGGACAAGCACCTGGTCGACGAGCTGGCGCAGGTGGCGCGCGAGACCGTGCGCGACGAGCTGCGTGAACAGACTCGCAAGCAGCGCCGCAGGGCCATGCTGTACGGCGCGTCCGGCGCCGTGGCCCTCTACGCGGGAGCGGCCGTCGCCCTCGCCGTCGGTCTGGCGCTCGCGACCGCTCTGCCCGACTGGGCCGCCGCGCTGATCACCGCGGTGATCCTGGGCGTCGTCGCCTACGCCCTGCGCAGCGCGGCCCGTCCCTCCGCGTCCCGGCCCACCCCGGAGCACGCGGCGGAGATGGCGGGCGCCACCGAGCGCGACCGCACCCACGGCGCCACTCCGCCGTACCCGCCCGTGCCGCCCGTGGCGCCCGGCGGCGCGGCCGGCGCGAGCGGCGCGCCCGTGGCCGGAATGCCGGCGACCGGCGTGCCCGGGACACCGGCGCCCACGCAGGAGAACATCGATCCCGAGCTGCCGCACCACCGGGGATGACGCGAGTGCGCAAGCGCTGGGGAGTGCAGGTACCCGGGAGCCCCCGGACGGTCGTGGTGACCGGCGCCAGCGGCGGCGTGGGCCGGGCCACGGCCGTGGCCTTCGCCGCCCGGGGCGACCGGGTCGCCCTGCTGGCCCGGGGACGCGAGGGGCTCGCCGCGGCCGCCGACGAGGTGCAGCGCGCCGGCGGCGAGGCGCTGGTCGTCCCCGTGGACATGGCCGACGCCAAGGCCGTCGACGACGCGGCCCAGCAGGTCGTCGACACCTTCGGGCACATCGACGTCTGGGTCAACAACGCCTTCGCCGGGGTCTTCGCGCCGTTCACCGAGATCACCCCGGACGAGTTCAAGAGGGTCACCGAAGTGACCTACCTGGGTTACGTGTTCGGCACCAGGGCCGCCCTGCGCCACATGCTGCCGCGTGACCGCGGCACGATCGTGCAGGTCGGCTCCGCGCTGGCGTACCGCGGCATCCCGCTGCAGTCGGCGTACTGCGGCGCCAAGCACGCCATCCAGGGGTTCAACGAGTCGCTGCGCTGCGAGCTGC
Coding sequences:
- a CDS encoding M20/M25/M40 family metallo-hydrolase, with protein sequence MADQQALDEVVRFTSDLIRIDTSNRGGGDCRERPAAEYAAEQLAGAGLEPVLLERTEGRTNVVARVEGSDPSADALLLHGHLDVVPARAGDWSVPPFSGEIRDGVVWGRGAVDMKNMDAMILAVVRQWAREGVRPRRDVVVTFTADEEDSARDGSGFLADEHPGLFEGCTEGVSESGAFTFHDGSGRQLYPIAAGERGTGWLKLTARGRAGHGSKVNAENAVTRLAAAVTRIGEHEWPLRPTPTVRAALAELAALYGIDGGLDDVDALLDKLGPAAELVEATVRNSANPTMLEAGYKVNVIPGEAVAYVDGRYLPGGEDEFRATLDRLTGPDVDWEYHHREVALHAPVDSPTYARMRAAVEEFAPEGHVVPYCMSGGTDAKQFSRLGITGYGFTPLKLPEGYDYQAMFHGVDERVPVEALHFGVRVLDRFLRTA
- a CDS encoding DUF5107 domain-containing protein, which translates into the protein MVIVTTIRREVLTMPAAELGPDNPLPPLRLPHEVHRIEDRERDELPRDMARQAGYEPLRSLLPVRVRDQYGRSREPCDIDALVIENDRLRATVLPGLGGRVASLVHKPTGRELLYRNPVFQPAAFALNGAWFSGGIEWNIGATGHTTLSCAPLHAARVAAPDGGEMLRLWEWERLRDLPFQVDLWLPDRSDFLYVGVRVRNPHQRPVPTYWWSNIAVPETRRVLVPADEAWHFGYEHRLRKVPAPTHAEIEQHPYAADYFYDLPEERRRWVAALDEDGHGLVQTSTDALRGRKLFIWGKAPGGRRWQQWLTEPGTDGYLEIQAGLARTQLEHVRLDAESEVSWLEAYGPLNSPPTAGEVEARLEAALPRAGVDAAYAAWKPCADTEPDGILATGSGWGALEVLRADYKLPGTPFEESALGDAQAPWLHLLRAGYLPEPRRVRPPGQTLVAPHWRDMLETAPATPLTEYHLGVAQWHAGDRAQAVRSWERALQLSPSLWPLLRCLAVADQVSGNPERAADRYTEAFDDLCAERRDNGESWTAATAALGREAIEALLAVGRTAQARAVWDRLQPAVRRRGRFRLIEAGLLLGEGGPEEARDIFRAGFEVADLREGAETIGRLWARLSDEPLPAHYDFRMRPPEA
- a CDS encoding class I SAM-dependent methyltransferase, which translates into the protein MSVTSRYREAWEGFWREAPEDEGAVFWDAEPALTAGVHLGLFAPHLVDSGLAMVDLGCGNGTQTRFLADRFRHVVGADLSPAAVEHARYADPAGQATYRVLDAVEKNETEALHAELGDANVYMRGVLHQTEPDDRQAMADGIATLVGERGRAFLVELSETAKPVLLGLAQSPSGPPPKLAPVFRHGLAPGEVADDDVPGYLEAAGLTVLAAGELPLVTTEFTVDGTRIELPSKWLVAGRAG
- a CDS encoding LD-carboxypeptidase; the encoded protein is MREAVRQLVRPSRLAPGARVAVVAPSGPVPEERLQTGLDVLRGWDLDPVVGAHVLDRHGELTYLAGEDADRAADLQAAWCDPSVDAVLCARGGYGAQRMVDLLDWEAMRAAGPKVLVGFSDVTVLHEAFAARLGLVTLHGPMAAGVDFIKNARAQEHLKATLFAPESVRTITSGGSTLVPGRARGVTLGGCLCLLAAELGTPQARPGARGGLLCLEDVGEETYRLDRYLTQLGRAGWLDGVRGVLLGSWEQCEPYERVRPLLVERLGGLGVPVVEGFGFGHCAGALTIPFGAAAALDADAATLTLDEPALR
- a CDS encoding SDR family oxidoreductase — protein: MTRVRKRWGVQVPGSPRTVVVTGASGGVGRATAVAFAARGDRVALLARGREGLAAAADEVQRAGGEALVVPVDMADAKAVDDAAQQVVDTFGHIDVWVNNAFAGVFAPFTEITPDEFKRVTEVTYLGYVFGTRAALRHMLPRDRGTIVQVGSALAYRGIPLQSAYCGAKHAIQGFNESLRCELLHSRSGVRTTMVQLPAVNTPQFDWVLSRMPGQARPVAPVYQPEVAGRAIVHAASHGRRREYWVGGSTVATLIANAVAPGALDRYLARTGFESQQDKGEHGESANLWTPVDGPHGRDFGSHGRFDEESHGSSPQDWISRNRTRAGAALTAGAAVLAARRLTRLVRH
- a CDS encoding hemerythrin domain-containing protein — encoded protein: MTERTDVVELLKEQHTRIRELFDEVANTKGEDRKRHFHDLVRLLAVHETAEEEVVHPFARRNIDGGELVVKDRIEEEERAKQALSRLDDMDPDSPEFLSEFAALRQDVLAHADNEERYEFAHFARVADRGRLEALARAVRAAEALAPTRPHPGTDTALKNVAVGPMAAVIDRTRDVVRKAMG
- a CDS encoding VOC family protein, whose product is MDILGATLRICVDDLETAVPFYERLAGGPALRFERGGVQVAAVGCFLLMSGPEAELEVLRKVAATIAVKDLDEAHRVLTELGARIVAGPLPTPGGRNLIAMHPDGTVYEYADRNA
- a CDS encoding prolyl oligopeptidase family serine peptidase, producing MQTLPYGSWPSPIDAALAAAHDGHPEYVGFVGDEAWWTEPRPEEGGRRTLVRRRADGREESVLPAPWNVRSRVIEYGGHPWAGAVLDGRPVVVFVNFADQRLYRYEPGGEPRPLTPLSPVGGGLRWAEPRLLPDRGEVWCVLEEFTGDGPTDVRRVLAAVPLDGSAAQDRDAVRELGDDAHRFVTGPRISPDGRRAAWLVWDHPRMPWDGTELVVAEVLDDGTLGPPRNVAGGPRESIAQADWAADGSLLYVSDRTGWWNLYRDGTPLCPREEEFAGPLWKLGHRWFAPLENGLVAVVHGRGATALGVLDPETGEIVDAAGPWTEFAPTLAVHGERVVSVGASPRSAYEVVELDTRTGRARVVGAEHEDAVDPAHYPEPQIRTFTGPAGRDIHAHIYPPHNPGCVPPGDELPPYVVWAHGGPTSRSPLVLDLSIAYFTSRGIGVAEVDYGGSTGYGREYRERLREQWGVVDVEDCAAVALALADEGTADRDRLAVRGGSAGGWTTAASLTQTDVYACGTIIYPVLDLAAWAEGETHDFESRYLESLVGPLAEVPGRYAERSPTEHADRVTVPFLLLQGLDDVICPPAQCERFLERIRAQRVPHAYIAFEGEGHGFRRADTMIRCMEAELSLYAQVFGLNPRGVATLELSK
- a CDS encoding phage holin family protein; protein product: MEGLDHLEHLDKHLVDELAQVARETVRDELREQTRKQRRRAMLYGASGAVALYAGAAVALAVGLALATALPDWAAALITAVILGVVAYALRSAARPSASRPTPEHAAEMAGATERDRTHGATPPYPPVPPVAPGGAAGASGAPVAGMPATGVPGTPAPTQENIDPELPHHRG
- a CDS encoding GNAT family N-acetyltransferase; protein product: MPHSASRYLAEGPRVGIRHFTYGDGTEFTARARESKDLHHPWLFPPDTANAYTAYAGRLIEDPTKAGFLVCEKDDGAIAGFININNIVEGGFQCGALGYGAFAHAAGRGLMREGLRLVVGHAFGPMRLHRLEINVQPDNTSSIALARSCGFRLEGFSPDMLFIDGAWRDHERWAITVEMTG
- a CDS encoding M55 family metallopeptidase; this encodes MKILISADMEGATGVTWPADVLPGTPQWERCRSMFTSDVNAAVLGFFDGGADEVVVNEAHWTMRNLLLERLDERTQMLTGRHKSLSMVEGVQHGDVDGIAFVGYHAGAGAEGVLAHTYLANSITGVWLNDVRASEGLLNAHVVAEYGVPVVLVTGDDVACEDALGYAPEALKVAVKDHVSRYAAVCRTPARTAADIRAAAKEAARLAVRHEPLRAGPFTIALEFDAEHLAMAATVVPGVDRIGERKVAYTSGTMYEGIRTFKAVTTIVSAAVEEQYG